In the Colletotrichum higginsianum IMI 349063 chromosome 7 map unlocalized unitig_7, whole genome shotgun sequence genome, one interval contains:
- a CDS encoding Duf544 domain-containing protein translates to MVTRKPVSDDSSIDANAGTPRVQDMRKELWGGATDSPSTDAGSVWDDAPQQKGAAALNQQTIPEDITESLRPAGVAVQGPHMTNGAWGDDDVDVQGHDHRPPTVGQPTTDANSVPLVLRPGPPPARSDTNPFKRKDFRADTDPTSPPLANSPPTMPPLQPLSQMSTGEMSNNPWQPALDHHAQRTATAANAATASAQQSLRTQHSGDSERDAWAASQDPKLLAISTSPALLSLPSEPASPAWDELPENQTKKPAEAQKPVSNDVAGDQHAWDDLGSQNKGKAKAAAPVIPPPLTVEDAPMDDWNLIDVEPPAGPPPGRSHVTDQNPETSERQSADEKLPPALPPRHDEEVPPRQPPRPVDGKSETYQIKNVAWYDHSAEKNPRISPILVQNANGPCPLLALVNALTLTTPPSLSDTALVQVLRSREQISLGYLLDAVVDELMRRTQESLPDVSLLYGFLKGLHTGMNVNPRFVPTPDIVKAFKRTSLTHLHPTERDDLIPGTFEDTKEMALYAAFAIPLIHGWLPTKSDPAYAAFERQAASFEDVQTLLFRDEELQEKLGTLTEEEEEVFSDIQAIKAFLETSATQLTPSGLDVITRAMRPGSFAILFRNDHFSTLYRHPSTQQLLVLVTDAGYAAHDEVVWESLADVNGERTEYYSGDFRLVGGEGEQSQGSSRGGQASVGDKNGSGGGKPRVDTGDEGEGGWSTVQGRGRQKKLEPPSQSDEAPLSPNHEQEDRDLALALQLQEEEEQRHRAEQSARRRESILSEQYIEQQARLQQGPTTRRVANRQAVRAGAPRSNSIGNINSTVSQGSRRNSNSNAAVPPTSGRQPGQPPQMVRPLVPPVVPVRRSGVNRPADEGLDDAPPTYEQAQAAAKYEPPPGHPHHASSPTVGRQGNNGGAGPSFPPRPMVGGGRGRVMGPGGVVGSSQTARDRDCIVM, encoded by the coding sequence ATGGTTACCCGTAAGCCCGTCTCCGACGATAGTTCCAtcgacgccaacgccggcaccCCGCGCGTACAAGACATGCGAAAGGAGCTCTGGGGGGGTGCCACCGACTCCCCGTCAACCGACGCAGGCAGCGTCTGGGACGATGCCCCCCAGCAGAAGGGCGCCGCTGCCCTGAACCAGCAAACGATACCAGAAGACATCACCGAATCGCTCAGGCCCGCAGGCGTTGCGGTACAGGGCCCTCATATGACCAATGGTGCTtggggcgacgacgacgtcgacgttcAAGGTCATGATCACCGACCTCCAACCGTCGGCCAACCGACGACCGACGCCAACAGTGTTCCGCTTGTGCTGCGGCCGGGGCCACCGCCTGCACGATCCGATACAAACCCATTCAAGAGAAAGGACTTTCGGGCTGACACCGAcccgacatcgccgccgttggccaACAGTCCCCCGACAATGCCACCGTTGCAGCCTCTGTCGCAAATGAGCACCGGTGAGATGAGTAACAATCCGTGGCAACCCGCTCTCGATCATCATGCCCAAAGAACTGCCACTGCTGCCAACGCCGCTACGGCCAGCGCTCAACAGTCTCTCCGCACCCAGCACAGCGGGGATTCTGAGCGCGATGCATGGGCTGCCTCCCAAGACCCGAAGTTGCTTGCGATATCGACATCCCCGGCCCTACTATCTCTGCCCTCTGAACCCGCCTCTCCCGCGTGGGACGAGCTGCCGGAGAATCAGACGAAGAAGCCTGCGGAAGCGCAGAAGCCAGTCAGTAACGATGTTGCCGGAGACCAACACGCGTGGGACGACTTGGGCTCGCAAAACAAGGGCAAGGCGAAGGCTGCTGCTCCCGTAATACCTCCTCCTCTCACTGTCGAGGACGCTCCCATGGACGATTGGAACCTTATTGATGTTGAACCACCTGCTggtccgccgccgggcaGGTCGCACGTGACGGACCAGAACCCCGAAACGTCTGAGCGACAGTCCGCAGATGAAAAGCTGCCTCCAGCTCTGCCACCACGACACGACGAAGAGGTTCCGCCCCGGCAGCCGCCACGTCCCGTAGACGGCAAGTCGGAAACCTACCAGATCAAGAACGTTGCCTGGTACGACCACAGCGCCGAGAAGAACCCGCGCATCTCGCCCATCCTCGTCCAAAACGCCAACGGGCCGTGTCCGCTGCTGGCCCTGGTCAACGCGCTCACGCTGACGACACCGCCATCTCTGTCGGACACGGCACTCGTGCAGGTGCTCCGTTCTCGGGAGCAAATCAGCCTCGGGTACCTTCTagacgccgtcgtcgacgagctcatgAGGAGAACGCAAGAGTCGCTGCCCGACGTATCTTTGCTTTACGGTTTTCTCAAGGGCCTCCACACGGGCATGAACGTGAACCCGCGCTTCGTGCCGACGCCCGATATTGTAAAGGCCTTTAAGCGCACCTCGCTGACCCATCTGCACCCGACGGAGCGCGACGACCTGATCCCGGGAACGTTTGAAGACACCAAGGAGATGGCCCTGTACGCTGCTTTCGCCATCCCGCTGATCCACGGATGGCTGCCAACCAAATCGGACCCGGCGTATGCCGCCTTCGAGCGCCAGGCCGCCTCGTTTGAAGACGTGCAGACACTGCTGTTTCGGGACGAGGAGCTCcaggagaagctgggcaCGTTgacggaggaagaggaggaggtgtTTTCGGACATACAGGCGATAAAAGCGTTCCTGGAAACATCGGCAACGCAGCTGACGCCGTCGGGTCTGGACGTCATTACAAGAGCCATGAGGCCTGGGTCCTTCGCCATCCTCTTCCGTAACGACCACTTTTCCACGCTCTATCGGCATCCTTCGACGCAGCAGCTGCTTGTGCTCGTTACCGATGCGGGCTACGCCGCGCACGACGAAGTGGTCTGGGAGTCGCTGGCCGACGTGAACGGCGAGCGAACCGAATACTACTCTGGTGATTTCCGCctcgtgggcggcgagggcgagcagTCGCAAGGCAGCTCCCGCGGGGGCCAGGCCAGCGTCGGCGACAAAAACGGTTCGGGAGGAGGCAAACCTAGAGTCGACACgggagacgagggcgaaggagGCTGGTCGACTGTGCAGGGTCGCGGGCggcagaagaagctggagccGCCGTCGCAGTCAGACGAAGCACCTCTATCGCCCAACCACGAGCAGGAGGACAGAGATCTCGCACTGGCTCTCCAGCTacaggaggaggaagagcagCGGCACAGAGCCGAGCAGTCGGCTCGTCGGCGGGAAAGCATCTTGAGCGAACAGTACATTGAGCAGCAAGCACGTCTGCAGCAAggcccgacgacgaggcgcgTGGCCAATAGGCAGGCCGTACGAGCGGGCGCCCCGcgcagcaacagcatcgGCAACATTAACTCGACAGTCTCGCAGGGCAGCCGGCGAAACTCGAACAGCAACGCAGCTGTGCCGCCAACATCGGGGCGTCAGCCGGGCCAACCGCCGCAGATGGTGCGGCCACTTGTGCCGCCTGTGGTCCCCGTCCGCCGGTCAGGAGTAAATCGGCCGGCGGATGAAGGGTTGGACGATGCGCCCCCGACGTACGAGCAAGCGCAGGCGGCAGCCAAGTACGAGCCGCCACCCGGGCATCCACATCACGCAAGCAGCCCAACGGTTGGGCGGCAAGGCAACAATGGCGGGGCGGGGCCGTCTTTTCCGCCTCGGCCGAtggtgggcggcgggcgaggccgggTAATGGGACCGGGCGGAGTGGTCGGCAGCTCTCAAACGGCTAGAGACCGGGACTGCATCGTCATGTGA
- a CDS encoding DnaJ domain-containing protein produces MPSATASGADAAGGGARSREHNQGNQGRSYTVEQKAAVLRIRKCSPTAFYDILGLEEVKKTATESDIKKAYRKQSLMTHPDKNGHEHADEAFKMVSRAFSVLGDKEKREKFDRFGTDPDSRFGQAQAQNPFSGFSGRQAGGGGGGGGGGGGFRGGGMDEMTPEEMFQRFFGGGFGGGPFGGGGFDTGPQFVFNFGGGPGFRVHQFGGARPRRRPREATEQQGGGLSTLMGLLPILLLFVFPLISSLFSGGGPATPSIVYDNPKGANTLGRTTPKLNVKYFVNPKEVESLTKGKLSQLDQTAENNLVRTLRFQCENELLARQRLYDSASGWFFQDPEKMRKADAYDMPSCKRLESFNVGR; encoded by the exons ATGCCGAGCGCAACAGCCTCGGGGGCCGATgcggccggcggtggcgcccGCAGCCGCGAGCACAATCAGGGCAACCAGGGCCGCTCGTATACGGTGGAACagaaggcggcggtgctgcgCATCCGCAAGTGCTCACCGACGGCTTTCTACGAcatccttggcctcgaggaggtcaaAAAGACAGCCACGGAGAGCGATATCAAGAAGGCTTACCGCAAACAGTCACTGATGACCCACCCCGACAAGAACGGCCATgagcacgccgacgaggcaTTCAAGATGGTCAGCCGCGCCTTCAGCGTGTTGggcgacaaggagaagcgcGAAAAGTTTGATCGCTTCGGCACAGACCCGGACTCCCGGTTCGGGCAGGCGCAGGCCCAGAACCCGTTCAGCGGGTTCAGCGGACGGCAAgctggtggtggcggcggcggaggagggggaggtggCGGCTTCAGAGGTGGCGGGATGGACGAGATGACACCCGAGGAGATGTTCCAGCGGTTTTTTGGGGGCGGGTTCGGCGGCGGTCCGTTCGGAGGAG GCGGCTTTGACACAGGGCCCCAGTTCGTCTTCAACTTTGGTGGCGGGCCGGGATTCAGGGTACATCAGTTCGGTGGCGCGCGGCCGCGGAGGAGACCGCGTGAAGCGACGGAGCAGCAAGGCGGTGGCCTGTCGACGCTTATGGGCCTCCTGCCGATCCTGTTACTCTTCGTGTTCCCGCTCATCTCGAGCCTTttcagcggcggcgggcccgcgacgccgagcaTTGTCTACGATAACCCCAAGGGCGCCAACACGCTCGGCCGGACGACGCCCAAGCTGAATGTCAAGTACTTTGTCAACCCCAAGGAGGTTGAGAGCCTCACCAAGGGTAAGCTCAGCCAGCTGGACCAGACGGCCGAGAACAACTTGGTGCGGACGCTGCGGTTCCAGTGCGAGAACGAGTTGCTGGCGAGACAGCGCTTGTACGACTCGGCGAGCGGCTGGTTCTTCCAGGACCCGGAGAAGATGCGCAAGGCCGACGCGTATGACATGCCATCGTGTAAGAGACTGGAGTCGTTCAATGTGGGGAGGTGA